Proteins encoded within one genomic window of Candidatus Berkiella cookevillensis:
- the sugE gene encoding quaternary ammonium compound efflux SMR transporter SugE, with protein sequence MSVTWSWITLVIAGLLEICWAIGLKYTNGFTKLAPSIFTILTLVASIYLLARASQTLPIGTAYGVWVGIGALGAAVLGIILFNEAASLTRIFFLALLLIAIIGLKLTTR encoded by the coding sequence ATGTCTGTCACATGGTCTTGGATTACGCTTGTCATTGCCGGCCTTCTTGAAATTTGTTGGGCTATCGGTCTCAAATATACCAACGGTTTCACAAAATTAGCGCCCAGTATTTTTACTATTTTAACGCTGGTAGCCAGCATCTATTTACTGGCTCGAGCCAGCCAAACACTCCCTATAGGCACAGCATATGGCGTATGGGTTGGAATTGGAGCACTTGGTGCTGCTGTATTGGGCATTATTTTGTTTAACGAAGCTGCTTCACTTACTAGAATTTTCTTTTTGGCTTTACTGCTTATCGCAATTATTGGCTTAAAACTCACCACCCGATAA
- a CDS encoding SRPBCC family protein, translating to MAIIKTTLTTLITAIAVVAIYATTKPDDFRVERSQIIKAPSEKIFPLINDFNHWPQWSPWEDLDPNMKKTLKGAPKGVGAISEWEGNKDVGSGKIEIIKSTPNTQITMQLDMQKPFPAANTVEFSLASEKDETKVTWSMSGKNSFIAKVMSIFINCEKMVGDQFEKGLSKLKEVSEK from the coding sequence ATGGCAATTATCAAAACAACGCTAACAACACTTATTACAGCAATCGCAGTCGTTGCAATTTATGCAACCACCAAACCGGATGATTTTAGAGTTGAACGCTCGCAGATTATCAAAGCCCCTTCAGAAAAAATTTTCCCCTTGATTAATGACTTTAATCATTGGCCACAATGGTCTCCCTGGGAAGATCTCGATCCTAATATGAAAAAAACACTAAAAGGTGCGCCTAAGGGTGTAGGAGCCATTTCAGAATGGGAAGGCAATAAGGATGTTGGCAGCGGTAAAATTGAAATTATAAAATCTACACCTAACACTCAAATCACTATGCAATTAGACATGCAAAAACCTTTTCCAGCAGCAAATACTGTTGAATTCTCTCTTGCCTCTGAAAAAGATGAAACAAAAGTAACATGGTCAATGAGTGGCAAAAATAGTTTTATTGCCAAAGTCATGAGTATTTTCATAAATTGCGAAAAAATGGTTGGCGATCAATTTGAAAAAGGACTCAGTAAATTAAAAGAAGTTTCTGAGAAATAG
- the dcd gene encoding dCTP deaminase yields the protein MAIKSDKWIREMALKHGMIEPFIEGQVRYHHGQKVVSYGTSSYGYDVRCANEFKVFTNIHSTVVDPKGFDKNSFVDVVSDVCVIPPNSFALARTIEFFRIPRSVLTICLGKSTYARCGIIVNVTPLEPEWEGHVTLEFSNTTPLPAKIYANEGVAQMLFLESDEICETSYADREGKYQGQKGVTLPIA from the coding sequence ATGGCAATTAAATCAGATAAATGGATTCGGGAAATGGCTTTAAAGCACGGTATGATTGAGCCGTTTATAGAAGGACAAGTGCGCTATCATCATGGGCAAAAAGTTGTATCTTATGGTACATCTAGTTATGGCTATGATGTGCGTTGCGCCAACGAATTTAAGGTATTTACGAATATTCATTCAACCGTTGTTGATCCAAAAGGCTTTGATAAAAATAGTTTTGTAGATGTTGTGAGTGATGTGTGTGTGATCCCACCGAATTCATTTGCGCTTGCAAGAACCATTGAGTTTTTCCGTATTCCACGCAGCGTATTGACTATTTGCTTGGGTAAATCTACTTATGCGCGTTGCGGTATCATTGTAAATGTCACACCACTTGAGCCAGAATGGGAAGGGCATGTAACGCTTGAATTTTCAAATACAACGCCATTACCTGCGAAGATTTATGCAAATGAGGGTGTTGCACAAATGCTCTTTTTAGAGTCTGATGAAATTTGTGAAACCTCCTATGCGGATAGAGAAGGGAAGTATCAGGGGCAGAAGGGCGTTACTCTCCCCATTGCCTAG
- a CDS encoding chemotaxis protein CheB, which produces MSSKKYKAIVIGTSFGGFSVLNNIIPQFPKNFIPIIIVIHLKEDAKSIIAEYLNESSMMQVKEADLGETIQEGVVYIAPPGYHLLIEHDFTLSLSSEGAVNFSRPSIDVLFESAAVAYQSHLIGILLTGANSDGCKGLQSIQKRGGLTIVQDPQTAEAPEMPQAALNMLKIDHILSVDALVPFLRALDEAQSEELP; this is translated from the coding sequence ATGAGCAGCAAAAAATATAAAGCGATTGTGATAGGAACCTCATTTGGTGGGTTTTCAGTTTTAAATAATATCATTCCTCAGTTTCCTAAAAATTTTATTCCTATTATCATTGTAATTCATCTTAAAGAGGATGCTAAAAGCATCATTGCAGAATATTTAAATGAATCTAGCATGATGCAAGTAAAAGAAGCTGATTTAGGAGAAACTATTCAAGAGGGGGTTGTATATATTGCTCCTCCTGGTTATCACTTGTTAATAGAACATGATTTCACATTGTCTTTATCGTCAGAAGGAGCTGTTAATTTTTCTCGTCCTTCTATTGATGTTTTATTTGAAAGCGCTGCTGTTGCATATCAATCACACTTGATTGGTATCTTGTTAACTGGCGCAAATTCTGATGGGTGTAAAGGGCTTCAATCTATACAAAAACGAGGAGGCCTTACCATCGTTCAAGATCCACAAACAGCAGAAGCACCAGAAATGCCACAGGCTGCGCTCAATATGTTAAAGATAGATCATATCTTAAGTGTGGATGCGCTTGTACCTTTTTTAAGGGCGTTAGATGAAGCGCAATCAGAGGAGCTGCCATAA
- a CDS encoding response regulator translates to MQAKRLGLTLYAKIALSFSLLILILTLSIGLSLWQTYRTNEVINDIVNQRMPTVQASLELLNGINQSIASLRGWLIIPEESFKKTRLIAWDNKISVSAESLQKLTNISRDPKQIEMFQIVRENIAPLKRSQQEIEDYTLIDRKKALELFIEDRENLVTPIRESLESLIRYENEQMAQQVMLVKESMWLLSVMEWSFLAFGLIIGALFSARLSRGISSPVINITEAAELIAKGELGKDVKVTGSLEIQRLAKSINKMIATMREITSTAKSISDGDYSLSIQPRSEQDKLVFALSNMTKKLIQNKLYYEEQSWLQEGTSQVLVAISQNPELSNLCNEILAAICRYLESGIGALYLFDSDTQQLNLVSSYSYTERELLSNKFLLGHGIVGQVALEKKPILLKNIKRRDLVITTALTEEPPLNTYTFPLIDKRELVGVVELAFHEIITPLKISYLENITPLVSSSIRVCEQKTVTEKLLIQQRNMTKELQVQQEELKASNEELATQAEELRTSEEELRVRDEEQRTLNQSLEERNTRLQAQSEELKRAQADLVEKAKQIQVASKYKSEFLANMSHELRTPLNSLLLLSKMLADNKEQNLNKDQIESLHVIHRSGVDLLQLINDVLDIAKVEAGKIEIHNSKIIIKDFTNIIKADFMAIFQSKKLDFSVEIEQGVVDSIYSDAQRLKQIIKNLISNALKFTENGFVKLLVHKPSSTSQLAMSNIDKERYIAWSLIDTGIGIPKEKHNEVFQTFYQGDGALNRKYNGTGLGLSISAELAKLMGGAIQLESIEGQGSTFTLYLPIVSTQSDEVLNPVESIEIHAKNNLQQKSISEKTSRTLLIIEDDIQFAKILMDVCKKKGFDCKHTTTGHTGLKIALEEKPACILLDINLPDMNGLSVADKLKDNPQTKSIPIHFISGADKQEETMKYGAASYLMKPISIEKLDLAIQSVSHSINDRINKLLVVEDDDVLRAQIQKAYEEKSIQVLSVRTGNEALHLLKIQKFDCMVLDLGLPDVSGFDVISKIMEDSSLAHPAVIIYTGHEITEEEHDLLQKYSKNIIIKGKVSLERLLDETALFLHQMEKSISKGDPFYQDIEDNNGLNNKKILLVDDDMRNTFALAKILKQYGVDVSIASNGKVAIDMLNKENHFDGILMDIMMPVMDGLEAIEKIRQIPKFSSLPIIALTAKAMSSDREKCLALGATDYLTKPVDIDKLIILLKACVCQ, encoded by the coding sequence ATGCAGGCCAAACGCTTAGGGCTAACTTTATATGCAAAGATTGCTTTATCATTTTCACTCTTGATATTGATTTTGACATTATCAATAGGGTTGTCTCTTTGGCAGACTTATAGAACAAATGAAGTAATAAATGATATTGTAAATCAGCGCATGCCAACTGTTCAAGCTTCTTTGGAATTGCTCAATGGTATTAATCAATCTATTGCGTCTTTAAGAGGCTGGTTGATTATTCCAGAAGAGAGTTTTAAAAAAACGCGACTCATTGCATGGGATAATAAAATTAGTGTAAGTGCTGAATCTTTACAGAAACTAACGAATATATCACGCGATCCAAAACAAATAGAAATGTTCCAAATTGTTAGAGAGAACATTGCACCATTGAAGAGAAGTCAACAAGAAATAGAGGATTATACCTTAATAGACAGAAAAAAGGCCTTAGAATTATTTATAGAAGATAGGGAAAATTTAGTAACACCTATTAGAGAAAGTTTAGAGTCTTTGATTAGATATGAAAATGAACAAATGGCACAACAAGTTATGCTTGTTAAGGAATCGATGTGGTTGCTGAGTGTAATGGAGTGGAGCTTCCTAGCCTTTGGATTGATTATTGGCGCCTTATTCAGTGCACGGTTGTCGCGAGGTATTTCATCTCCTGTTATCAATATAACAGAAGCAGCAGAATTAATTGCTAAAGGTGAACTTGGGAAAGATGTTAAAGTTACTGGTAGTCTTGAAATCCAGCGTTTAGCAAAATCTATCAATAAAATGATAGCAACAATGAGAGAAATCACCTCAACAGCAAAATCAATTTCTGACGGGGATTATTCACTGTCTATACAACCACGATCTGAGCAAGATAAATTGGTATTTGCTTTATCGAATATGACAAAAAAATTGATCCAAAATAAACTGTATTATGAGGAGCAATCGTGGTTGCAGGAAGGTACGAGTCAAGTATTGGTAGCAATATCTCAGAATCCAGAACTTTCTAATTTATGCAATGAAATTTTGGCAGCTATTTGTCGATATTTAGAATCTGGTATAGGTGCACTGTATTTATTTGATTCAGATACACAGCAGCTTAATCTGGTGTCTTCGTATTCTTATACAGAGAGAGAATTATTATCAAATAAATTTTTACTGGGTCATGGCATCGTAGGGCAAGTTGCCTTAGAGAAGAAGCCTATCTTATTAAAGAATATCAAGCGACGTGACTTGGTAATCACGACAGCATTAACAGAAGAACCCCCATTGAATACTTATACTTTTCCATTAATAGATAAAAGGGAGTTGGTGGGTGTTGTTGAACTTGCTTTTCATGAAATTATTACACCATTAAAAATTAGCTATTTAGAAAATATCACGCCACTTGTATCAAGTAGCATCCGAGTTTGTGAGCAGAAAACAGTGACTGAAAAATTGCTTATACAGCAAAGAAATATGACAAAAGAATTACAAGTGCAGCAAGAAGAATTAAAAGCATCTAATGAAGAGCTGGCAACGCAAGCAGAAGAATTAAGAACCTCTGAAGAAGAGCTTAGAGTAAGAGACGAAGAACAACGTACCTTGAATCAATCATTAGAAGAACGTAATACACGTTTACAAGCACAATCGGAAGAACTGAAAAGAGCACAAGCAGATTTAGTAGAAAAAGCAAAGCAGATTCAGGTGGCCAGTAAATATAAATCTGAATTTTTGGCAAACATGTCACATGAATTAAGAACACCATTAAATAGTTTATTACTTTTATCAAAAATGCTTGCGGACAACAAAGAGCAGAATTTGAATAAAGATCAAATTGAGTCATTGCATGTGATACATAGAAGTGGTGTTGATCTTTTACAGTTGATTAATGATGTATTAGATATTGCAAAAGTAGAAGCAGGGAAAATTGAAATTCATAATTCAAAAATCATCATAAAAGATTTTACGAATATTATAAAAGCTGATTTTATGGCAATTTTCCAAAGTAAAAAACTTGATTTTTCTGTGGAGATTGAACAGGGCGTTGTTGATTCAATTTATTCAGATGCACAGCGATTGAAACAAATTATCAAAAATTTAATCTCTAATGCACTTAAATTTACAGAAAATGGTTTTGTTAAGTTGTTAGTGCATAAGCCATCTTCTACAAGTCAATTAGCGATGAGTAATATAGATAAAGAAAGATATATTGCTTGGAGTCTTATTGATACAGGAATAGGAATACCTAAAGAAAAGCATAATGAAGTATTTCAGACTTTTTATCAAGGTGATGGTGCGCTTAATCGTAAATATAATGGTACCGGTTTAGGATTATCTATATCAGCTGAGCTAGCAAAATTAATGGGTGGGGCAATTCAACTAGAGAGTATTGAAGGGCAGGGTAGTACATTCACTCTCTATTTGCCTATTGTAAGCACGCAATCTGATGAAGTGCTTAATCCCGTTGAGAGCATAGAAATACATGCAAAAAACAACCTGCAACAAAAAAGCATTTCTGAAAAAACAAGTAGAACACTGTTAATTATTGAAGATGATATACAATTTGCTAAAATCTTAATGGATGTTTGTAAAAAGAAGGGCTTTGATTGTAAACATACTACAACAGGCCATACTGGATTAAAAATAGCTTTAGAAGAAAAACCTGCTTGTATTTTACTAGATATTAATTTGCCAGATATGAATGGTTTATCGGTTGCTGATAAGTTGAAAGATAATCCTCAAACAAAGAGTATACCTATCCATTTCATTAGCGGCGCAGATAAGCAGGAAGAAACCATGAAGTATGGTGCCGCAAGTTATTTAATGAAACCTATCTCTATTGAAAAACTTGATTTGGCTATCCAAAGTGTATCTCACAGCATAAATGATCGCATTAATAAACTTTTAGTTGTTGAAGATGATGATGTTTTGAGGGCACAAATTCAAAAAGCTTATGAAGAAAAATCTATACAAGTATTAAGTGTGCGCACTGGAAATGAAGCTTTACATTTGCTAAAAATTCAAAAATTTGATTGCATGGTGTTAGATTTGGGATTGCCAGATGTTTCTGGATTTGATGTGATCAGTAAAATAATGGAAGATTCTTCACTTGCACATCCAGCAGTGATTATATATACCGGACATGAAATAACAGAAGAAGAGCATGATTTGCTCCAAAAATATTCTAAAAATATCATTATCAAGGGTAAGGTTTCTTTAGAGCGACTTTTGGATGAAACTGCATTGTTCTTACATCAAATGGAAAAATCAATTTCTAAGGGAGATCCTTTTTATCAAGATATTGAGGATAATAATGGATTAAATAATAAAAAAATATTATTGGTAGATGATGATATGCGCAATACATTTGCCCTCGCTAAAATATTAAAACAATATGGTGTGGATGTATCCATTGCATCAAATGGTAAAGTAGCAATTGATATGCTAAATAAAGAAAATCATTTTGATGGGATTCTCATGGATATCATGATGCCTGTCATGGATGGATTAGAAGCGATTGAAAAAATTCGTCAAATACCTAAATTTTCTTCTTTGCCCATTATTGCATTAACTGCAAAAGCAATGTCATCTGATCGTGAGAAATGTTTGGCGTTAGGTGCAACAGATTATCTAACCAAGCCTGTAGATATTGATAAACTCATTATTCTTCTAAAGGCTTGTGTATGTCAGTAA
- a CDS encoding CheR family methyltransferase — protein sequence MSVKVEDKELLELELLTQAIKMLYGWDFGQYKKESLRRSANRLASKHNLKNISELIPKLFCNELLLNDLLNCFSIPVTEMFRDPGFFLTLRKKIIPILKTYPFIKIWHVGCASGQEVYSMAILLHEEGMYDRARIYGTDINPLQLKKAKEGIFEVDQLDVYKENYYKSGGKHDLMDYFSLKYDAFIFNNKLRKNIFFFEHNIAQDHAFGEMNLILCRNVLIYFDATLQCRAINLFNESLCFGGALCLGVKESLDFMSINPGLELFDKEWKIYKKGFV from the coding sequence ATGTCAGTAAAAGTTGAAGACAAAGAACTTTTAGAGTTGGAGCTTTTGACTCAAGCAATAAAGATGCTTTATGGTTGGGATTTTGGTCAATATAAAAAAGAATCATTAAGACGTTCTGCAAATCGTCTTGCCTCAAAACATAATTTAAAAAATATTTCTGAGCTTATTCCAAAATTATTTTGTAATGAATTGCTTCTCAATGACTTGTTAAATTGTTTCTCCATTCCTGTAACAGAAATGTTTCGAGATCCAGGATTTTTTTTAACATTACGAAAAAAGATAATCCCTATATTAAAAACATACCCATTTATCAAAATATGGCATGTTGGTTGTGCTTCTGGTCAAGAAGTTTATTCAATGGCAATTTTATTACATGAAGAGGGCATGTATGACAGGGCACGTATTTATGGCACAGATATTAATCCATTGCAGCTCAAAAAAGCAAAAGAAGGTATTTTTGAGGTAGATCAGCTTGATGTGTATAAAGAAAATTATTATAAATCAGGTGGTAAGCACGATTTAATGGATTATTTTAGTTTGAAATATGATGCTTTTATCTTTAATAACAAACTTAGGAAAAACATTTTCTTTTTTGAACATAATATAGCCCAAGATCACGCATTTGGAGAGATGAATTTAATTCTCTGTAGAAATGTGCTTATCTATTTTGATGCGACATTACAATGCAGAGCCATAAATTTATTTAATGAAAGCCTATGTTTTGGTGGCGCCTTGTGTTTAGGTGTAAAGGAAAGCTTAGATTTTATGAGTATAAATCCTGGGCTTGAGTTGTTTGATAAAGAATGGAAAATTTATAAAAAAGGATTTGTTTAA
- a CDS encoding HigA family addiction module antitoxin has protein sequence MGMKQPVHPGQVLVSNFLEANGITQTAFALHLGWTYARLNEIINAKRGVTADSALSFSEAIPGTTPEYWLDLQRDWDLWHAKLTHVIVKPLADFEK, from the coding sequence ATGGGAATGAAACAACCAGTGCATCCTGGACAAGTACTTGTGAGTAATTTTCTTGAAGCAAATGGGATTACGCAAACAGCATTTGCTTTGCATTTGGGATGGACTTATGCTCGACTCAATGAAATCATTAATGCAAAGCGGGGGGTAACCGCTGATTCAGCCTTGTCTTTTAGTGAAGCTATCCCAGGAACAACACCAGAATATTGGCTTGATTTGCAAAGAGATTGGGATTTATGGCATGCAAAATTGACACATGTGATTGTAAAACCATTAGCAGATTTTGAGAAATGA
- a CDS encoding response regulator — protein sequence MKNNAIYTEEPSVLLVDDKIENLIVLEKLLSGLNVKLIKASSGNAALASAVQEENLILILLDVNMPEMDGYEVLEIMHTNDDLKKIPVIFLTAYYTDENHRLKGYELGAVDYLYKPIEENILLGKVKIFMEMHKSREENIALQRRNQLILDSAGEGIFGLDAQGCINFINPAAMTMLGWDYKDLINESIEKILPKESLVAKQYVWEDTKIYKASSNGYSSREMDQAFIKKDRGNFPVDYVVTSLRDNQNKYLGAVVVFTDATHRINNEKTLQQLHQAQKMESLGQLTGGIAHDFNNILMTVQGNLELLAMKLSIEAEEMKHVQSALNGVNRGTALTKRLLAFSRKQTLFPRNIELAKHLHNAVELLSPTLGETIQLCLECADDVWPIWADANEFDNALINLAINARDAMPNGGKIYIQAQNISVDRTISIGQYKVLPGDYAKISFTDQGIGMNAETLSHVFEPFYTTKAKNKGTGLGLSMVYGFVTQSKGMITVYSELDHGTTFNLYFPKYSDEVVHKKELVNEDKDITGHETILIVEDESNVRDLVVEYLSSIGYTILVAHDATQALNIIKNNAKIDLLFTDMIMPGGINGVELAAQAKTYIKNIRVLLTSGYPKIALHDKNILEEHIMKPYRLDALASKIREILEHNVS from the coding sequence ATGAAAAATAATGCCATATATACCGAAGAACCTTCTGTGCTATTGGTTGACGATAAGATAGAAAATTTAATAGTTTTAGAAAAGCTATTGTCAGGATTAAATGTAAAATTAATTAAAGCATCTTCTGGAAATGCTGCATTGGCATCAGCTGTTCAAGAAGAAAACTTGATTTTAATATTGTTAGATGTAAACATGCCAGAAATGGATGGGTATGAAGTTTTAGAAATTATGCATACTAATGATGATCTAAAAAAAATACCTGTTATTTTTCTTACGGCTTATTATACTGATGAAAATCATAGGCTTAAAGGATATGAGCTTGGTGCAGTCGATTATTTGTATAAACCAATTGAAGAAAATATTTTGCTTGGCAAAGTTAAAATATTTATGGAAATGCACAAATCGCGTGAAGAAAATATTGCGTTACAGAGACGCAATCAACTTATTTTAGATTCAGCAGGAGAAGGTATTTTTGGTCTTGATGCACAGGGCTGTATTAATTTTATTAATCCTGCAGCAATGACAATGCTAGGGTGGGATTATAAAGATCTTATTAATGAGTCGATAGAAAAAATTTTACCTAAAGAGAGTCTTGTTGCTAAACAATATGTTTGGGAAGATACAAAAATATATAAAGCCAGTTCTAATGGCTATTCCTCGCGCGAAATGGATCAAGCTTTTATCAAAAAAGATCGTGGTAATTTCCCTGTTGATTATGTCGTTACTTCTTTGCGTGATAACCAGAATAAATATTTAGGTGCTGTTGTTGTTTTTACTGATGCAACTCATAGGATCAATAATGAGAAAACCTTGCAACAACTACACCAAGCACAAAAAATGGAGTCTTTGGGGCAATTAACAGGTGGTATTGCGCACGATTTTAATAATATTTTAATGACTGTGCAAGGAAATTTAGAATTGCTTGCAATGAAATTGTCTATTGAAGCAGAAGAAATGAAGCACGTGCAATCTGCGTTAAATGGCGTTAACAGAGGAACAGCTTTGACGAAAAGATTGCTTGCATTTTCTCGCAAACAAACACTTTTTCCAAGAAATATAGAGCTTGCAAAGCATTTGCATAATGCTGTTGAGTTATTATCGCCTACATTAGGAGAAACTATTCAGTTATGTTTGGAATGTGCTGATGATGTATGGCCCATTTGGGCTGATGCAAATGAGTTTGATAATGCTTTGATAAATTTGGCAATTAATGCAAGAGATGCTATGCCTAATGGAGGAAAAATATATATACAAGCTCAAAATATTAGTGTAGATAGAACTATTTCTATTGGTCAATATAAAGTTTTACCTGGCGATTATGCAAAAATATCATTTACAGACCAGGGCATAGGAATGAATGCAGAAACGCTAAGCCATGTATTTGAGCCATTTTATACAACTAAAGCCAAAAACAAAGGAACAGGGCTTGGCTTAAGTATGGTATATGGTTTCGTGACACAATCAAAAGGAATGATCACCGTATATAGTGAGCTGGATCATGGTACGACGTTCAATCTTTATTTTCCTAAATATTCTGATGAGGTCGTTCATAAAAAAGAGCTTGTTAACGAAGATAAAGATATCACAGGCCATGAAACAATATTAATTGTTGAGGATGAATCAAATGTACGAGATTTAGTAGTAGAATATTTGAGTAGTATTGGTTATACAATACTTGTTGCACATGATGCTACTCAAGCGCTTAATATTATTAAAAACAATGCAAAAATTGATTTGCTATTTACAGACATGATTATGCCTGGTGGCATAAACGGAGTTGAGCTTGCTGCTCAAGCAAAAACATATATCAAAAATATACGAGTTTTATTAACATCGGGATATCCTAAAATTGCATTACATGATAAAAATATATTAGAAGAGCATATTATGAAACCGTATAGATTAGATGCATTAGCATCGAAGATTCGAGAAATATTAGAACATAATGTATCGTAA
- the hyfB gene encoding hydrogenase 4 subunit B, whose amino-acid sequence MIANFNEYGIIASILVWLSSGFLPFLFQNLKNTKIFFIPTFISSLLIVYFASFLLSQETCETLILPLGLLDFPFLIRIDSLSSFFLIILGLSSAGISLHASSYFRDIKGRPFQTTFVFYHLFLVGMAWVFIANDGYSFLIAWELMALTSYFLVTVNHHSLESRRAGFIYLLISHIGALALLLALGVAQHGMGNFSFDLLRQVTLAPLWKMLALLLAFLGFAFKAGLVPFHVWLPEAHPAAPSPISAIMSGVMVKTAIYGFIRFAFDILGGNFPSWVGLILLIIGLFSAFYAVIYAIAQTDMKRLLAFSTIENMGLIFAITGLSLSFSSMNNSDLSALALVAVLYHCLSHAFFKSLLFLSTGNVLHATGERNLGKLGGLIRFMPWVAILSLIGVIGMAGLPPLNGFVSEWLMLQSFLSFAELSENYLRLIMPLCAALFILVAGLAGYMSVKFFGVIFLGQPREKKLNSATDALLTEKIALSYFAFSCFMLGIFPSFFISVLKPIAYFILKQKDSLEIFPNEALTLVPISIEKASYNPLLYLIFILGVTLVLFTMVRFIYHRNTRRIEPWRCGLTTLTPRMQDTAEGFGQPLKNVFGQFMKISQNHFNAFDDKPKYISVIHDLLWEQLYIPIIKIVEKSSRLIAKIQQGKINIYLTYNVVALIILLVIVRWKSY is encoded by the coding sequence ATGATAGCTAACTTTAACGAATATGGAATCATTGCTTCTATCTTGGTATGGCTAAGCAGTGGTTTTTTGCCATTTTTATTTCAAAATCTTAAAAATACAAAAATATTTTTTATTCCTACTTTTATATCCAGTCTATTGATTGTTTATTTTGCGAGTTTCTTGTTAAGTCAAGAAACGTGTGAAACTCTTATTCTGCCGCTTGGGCTTCTGGATTTTCCGTTTTTGATTCGCATTGATAGCCTTTCAAGTTTTTTCTTAATTATTTTGGGGCTTTCATCGGCTGGAATTTCCTTGCATGCCTCATCTTATTTTAGAGATATCAAAGGACGGCCTTTTCAAACGACCTTTGTTTTTTATCATTTGTTTTTGGTTGGAATGGCGTGGGTTTTTATAGCCAATGATGGCTATAGCTTTCTGATTGCATGGGAGTTAATGGCTTTAACTTCTTATTTTCTTGTCACCGTAAATCATCATTCTTTAGAATCTAGAAGGGCAGGGTTTATTTATCTTCTGATTTCTCATATTGGTGCTCTAGCGCTCTTATTAGCCTTGGGCGTGGCACAGCATGGAATGGGTAATTTCTCTTTTGATTTACTACGACAGGTTACGCTAGCGCCTCTTTGGAAAATGCTCGCTTTGCTGCTTGCCTTTTTAGGTTTTGCTTTTAAAGCTGGATTGGTGCCATTTCATGTATGGCTCCCGGAAGCACATCCCGCTGCGCCATCACCCATTTCTGCCATTATGAGTGGCGTCATGGTAAAAACAGCCATTTATGGTTTTATTAGATTTGCTTTTGATATTTTGGGTGGAAATTTTCCCTCTTGGGTTGGGCTAATATTGCTCATTATTGGTTTATTCTCAGCTTTTTACGCTGTTATTTATGCAATTGCACAAACAGATATGAAACGACTTTTAGCCTTTTCAACCATAGAAAATATGGGGCTTATTTTTGCGATAACGGGTTTAAGTCTTAGCTTTTCATCCATGAATAATAGTGATCTGAGTGCTTTAGCACTTGTCGCTGTTTTATATCATTGTCTCAGTCACGCCTTTTTTAAAAGTTTGCTTTTTTTATCAACGGGAAATGTTTTACACGCAACTGGAGAGCGAAATCTTGGCAAGTTAGGTGGATTGATACGGTTTATGCCTTGGGTAGCAATACTCAGCTTAATTGGCGTGATTGGAATGGCAGGTTTGCCACCGCTCAATGGCTTTGTGTCAGAATGGCTGATGCTTCAATCTTTTTTGTCCTTTGCAGAGCTTTCTGAAAATTATTTAAGGCTCATTATGCCACTTTGTGCAGCACTCTTTATATTAGTCGCTGGATTAGCGGGGTATATGTCTGTCAAATTTTTTGGTGTGATCTTTTTGGGTCAACCTCGAGAGAAAAAACTTAATAGTGCTACAGATGCATTATTAACAGAGAAAATTGCACTTTCCTATTTTGCATTTTCATGTTTTATGTTGGGTATTTTTCCAAGCTTTTTCATCTCAGTCTTAAAGCCGATAGCTTATTTTATTTTAAAACAGAAAGATTCTTTAGAAATATTTCCCAATGAAGCGCTTACCCTTGTTCCCATATCAATTGAGAAAGCCAGCTATAATCCGCTGTTGTATTTAATTTTCATTCTTGGTGTAACGTTGGTGCTATTTACAATGGTGCGCTTTATTTATCATCGTAACACGCGTCGTATTGAGCCTTGGCGTTGCGGTTTGACAACATTAACGCCTCGTATGCAAGATACTGCTGAAGGCTTTGGACAACCCTTGAAAAATGTATTTGGCCAATTCATGAAAATATCTCAAAATCATTTTAATGCTTTTGATGATAAGCCAAAATATATTTCCGTTATTCATGATTTATTGTGGGAGCAACTCTATATCCCTATTATAAAGATAGTAGAAAAAAGTTCTCGGCTTATCGCAAAGATTCAGCAAGGTAAAATAAATATTTACTTAACATACAATGTGGTCGCATTAATTATTTTATTGGTAATCGTAAGATGGAAATCGTATTAG